The Toxorhynchites rutilus septentrionalis strain SRP chromosome 1, ASM2978413v1, whole genome shotgun sequence genome contains the following window.
TAGGGATTGGGGGGGAGTAGTGATGGGTGGCGGCGTCTAATGCGAGCCTTTAATCCAAACATTCGCGATGGTCATGGGCGGATTGACATAGGCCTGTGTGACGGATAACTCTGTGAAATCGGGTTTGTGGATGTCAGTAAAAATTCTAAACAACTGATTATCAGAGGGAATTTATAATATAGGCACACTCAACATATGAGGATAACGTGCAAGAAAGACCAATTTCCAAATCATTTCTGGAATTAGTGTTTCATAATAGCGATCGTTTTCTCTGTAGTTCCGTcttcatgtaaaaaaaattaaaaatattctttaattTTCCATCATCGGCAACTTTTGGGAGCAATTGAAAGGTAACCTCGGGTTTTTATATGTAAGTAGATGGTATTGTGGATCATATACAGTTGAATTTCACTCGTTGGGCTATCTTTAGTTGGGCTTCGATTTAGTTGGGCTCCCGTTCGTTGGGCTATAGCCCAACTAAATCGAAGACAAACGTCAATTCTGACaacgtaaatttttttttcgaggggcTCGTGGATGGTGTTTTtaggtttaaaataaattttaaatgaatcattgaaataaataaaatcgaatattattcaacaaaaacaatatttattttaaacgtttcaaacaaaattaaacaaaccacgtaaattcattttcaacaaaatggtaGAGTTCTTCAACATGCTCGTTTTAGCCATTCAACTTCAGTGATTTTCGAACGTAGCGCGTTCAAACGGCATACTTCTGCAACATCATGCTTCATATAGCGAACTAGGCAATCAATTGACTTGATTGCATCGCCAAAATCAGGATCTCCGGTACTAGTAATGGAAGTATCAAACGAATTACTTCCATCTTCTGTGTCTACCAACCATTCTTCTTGCATTTCAGGTTGATCTTTCTTGAGAACTGATGACAAAATCTCGTCATCAGAGAACGCTTCACTGGTTACCCAATCTGGATTATGATCAGCATCATACACCTGATCTTTGATCCACAGATCAATATCTTGCTCAGATGTTTTTGTTCCTGCCAAGCTGTCAATCCTGGACACAAGCGCTTTGAAGTCATCATCGGCCGCTTTCGAGTCTACATTAACAGCATCCTCCGGCAAACCATCGATCAATTTCTTCCACGAATTACGTATAGTTTTGTCAGATATCTCCTCCCAAGAGGTTGCCAACCACGAAATACACTGTTGAAGATTAATCTTCTTCAATCGTTCTTCGAAACTAAAGAAGAAAGTACATAAATAAAACCTCAAatagaatttgaatttaaattttgaaaaagcacagacgaaaaactatcgtgcgcatagttttgtgtttatatttggaattaattataaaaaattaatgtttaatatttggaaatttacCTTAAGTGTTCGTTTTCCAGAATTAATGCGAGCATCAGTTTTCTTTTATACTTTCGCTTGATTGCATTGATGACCGCTTGGTCCATCGGCTGGCATTCAGCAGTTACATTTGGTGGGAAGTAGATCACTTGAATCAGTCCATCGTCACTCTGTAGAGATTCGTCAACGTCATAATGACTGGTGCAATTATCAAGAACCAGCAATGCCTTTGGCTccaatcctctctcggccgaaAATTTTCGAACAGCGGGGACAAACTCTTCGTGGAACCATTGACGGAACAACAGTCTGGtcatccaagcctttttggaatgATTATATGAGGCGGGAAGTTCTTCGATGTTGATTCCTCGTGGTTTTGCAGCAGTGCAAATGAAATACAACGGAAGCTTTAGGGAACCATCTATGTTGGAGCAAGGCATAAACGTATACCTTGTCTTGTTTTGCTTCCGTCCGCTTGCCACGGTCTCATCACAGGTAACGACAGAGCGTGTGGCTAGGAGCTTGATGAACAAGGCAGATTCATCTGCATTAAAGACTTGGGATAGTGATAGCTGCATTTCCTGAATCTTCTTCTGTAGAACCTTCTTGAAATTTAGGTACGCTTCAACGTTTACCGATGCCTTTTCTCCTGTTACGGCTTTCACGCGCAATCCAAACCGCTGCTTAAAACGATGCATCCAGCCATCCGAAGCAGAAAAACCGTGCACCGCATAGAGCCCCCGGTCCTGGAACATCTTAAACAGTAGCTCCGCCTTTGCTTTAAGAATATCCACTGTCAACAAAATGTTGGACTGCCGCTGCTGTAAAATCCAGATGTAAATAGCTTCTTCCAGCAAAGGGAACGTCTgctctttcaatgtttttcgattatttacacCATATTCCTTGAACTTGTCCACCGCCTCACGAATTGTTCTTTCTTTTGGATTATTCTCGTGACCGTAGAAGATCctacgccgtacttcttcccaAGAAAGTCATGCGTACCACCTCCTGCTTCAAAATCTTCAATTATGCGAACCTTCTCCACCAGCGTCAGGAAATTGCTCCACCGTTTCCGGTTAACGTTCGTACTGGATCCTTGCAAACCATCCATTTTGAGCCTGGCGATCGAAATGAACGTATATTAAATCTACGCTAATTTTAATATCAAACTTCATTAAGAACTTACCAATTAATCCAACCTAGAACGAAACTCAACCACGAATGAAATAAACGTCAGTGGTGTGAAAACTTTTCTGCGTTTCCCATAACAACAAACAATCGGTGTGACCCTCGATCGATTTTCGACTTTGACAGTTCAGCCCAACGAGTGAAAGTCTTTCACAAATTGGGCTAATGAGCTTAGTGCAACGAGTGAAATTCGACTGTATCGGTCGGCACTGATCCAACTGTGTCAAAGGAACGCGCGTCTGGAAGATGTCATTTTAGATtacaatttttcgattttaatcTGATTGAGCGATAGCCATGTGGTAGTTTGAAATGATTTTAAAAACTCGGCTACTCGAGGAAACTGTATGTTTGGGTCCAACATGAATTAACACAATTTCGAAGTAGATCATGgggaccgcatagttgacattggattacgaaattattttattcaattcgtttgTTTCTTACTTtgttattattttagaatgcagcgAAATATTAGAAATTTCAGAAATTTTCCCGGCCCTGAAAAAAACTGTTGATTTGAGTGGTTTTGTGGAATCAGTTAAAGATGATCGACTCATGATTCATTCGAGCCCTCGCGAGAGCAATACACAAGCTGGAAATGTGTCCAATTTGTTCATCTTTGTCGGTGCACATTGACAAAgtgacaattttattttagtctcattagTGACCTAGATTAATTAttaaggggtgtgataactgttAACTGCTATTTACCTATTTTATACCTTTTAGTACATCATTTGTATtatcattattatgtttaatcacaaaaaaACGTTCAACTTGAAAagttttttgtacttttttggGTATACTCTATACCGCATTTTTGGTAAACGAAGCACATTAAAGCTCGTATCAAGGAAAACAGCAGTGTGCATTAAGCAAGACTGTTAAATACTCGCTGGCCTGAGCTAGACTGTGTAATCGAATGATGATTGTGTGTTGGAATAAAAGGGCTCTATATTCGGAGAGTTTATTCGTTTTTGTGTGTAATCGAAATCGCAATGCTTTATATTCTTTATATGTTGGCTCAATATGGCAATATTTCCACTTGGCACTGCACCACTTGGCGCGCCTGATCCTCAGTGGCATATGATGATTGGTCTGCACTGAACTggctttgtgcatattctgaaaaTGCATTTTGGAGCAAACAACTTCGAACATACGTTTAGCatgataaaaaataacaaactgACGACTATTTTCGATTGTCTACATCGTTCTTGATCTACGAAGAGACCACTAGAACGTGACATTTtcgtgcgcttggccgggagaTCGGTGCCACCGGCCAAAGAGTGagaaagtacctggcgaacatggacatacatgtcaggaagcggaagtcccgtccactggtttaggagctgcaggcaatgacgtaGCGGCAGCgactgaataagatggtcaagtcgattttcccggcgaatcgcgacgtggcggtagtgatggacgacgagatctatcgcaccctggatggcaacgactggcaggacacttcgtattttacttccctcCAAGAAGGAACTGAGCTCCAAAGTGAACAATCAGCGAGATGGGATGACAATCAGCGAGATGGGAATGTGAGCGCCCGctggaagttgcgtcgttcatcaagaaaaaccataagggcgaagacgcggtgttccggccggatctggcgtcggcccactactcgaagcgatcgttagaagAGATGAAGCGGCTGAATAttctgttttttaaatttttatttcttacctaattttcttcgaaatattttcatgatgtactgtgttctattagtcgTCAAATCATTGCATTTGAAACCGaaattgaggggattgcaaaaaatacatagtcgaccattttgtggcggcgacctttttgattttatgtttttcataatgtagtgtgttcgccaagtcaagccattcaaccATTTTTAGTGGCGTGAAAATTGGATttatcaagatcatggaatgtgcagttttataatgatagcagagataaaggtgtgttccaaatttcagatccatCAGTCggaaggaacggggtcaaatttataTTTATGTGTGACAACCAAACATACATACAGATGATGAAATTTTGTAGAAGCCATTTAAATGTAAACCATGTAAGCCATGGAGAATTCTTAGAGTGAGCCCATGATTGATAGCTTAGTGGCCGAGTACTCGAGGACTCACCTATGTAATCGATGCACACGCAGAAGCATAAATAGTTTGTTTTCTCCTCTGTGTCCGTAAAGGAATCATTAGATGTTCAGCGAGCGATTTACGCGTTGCCGATCTGCAGTATTATAAAGTTgaaatgcacagaacaaatgcataacgggtgttaaataaaaaatgagaattttttcaatacctttcagtaactcaaataaagagcgtaaaattttctttctccaagaaaattgctctttgggctccctagaaacagtaggcatgtttggttttgctagtttgaatttagtcaaagcaaagatggcgtctaAACAGcaagtgctccgcgaacgcattgtacggttctacgaaacgcatttccagcaaggaaaaaagttcacggtggcacattttaaggaagaaaatgtacctgtcagtacggtatatcgtatcgtagagcggaaggtcggaagtggtcgtccgctGACGATAAGCAGAGGAAGACTTTTTTAAAgcagctgtttgacaacaaggacgcaaccagcctgcgtgatgccggtcggaaatatggctgctcccacgtattgatccatcggatcctcaagatggaaggaatcgtctgcaggaagaagacgaggtcgccggagtacacggaggagatTGAGACGgctaaatcacagtgtcggtggatgaccacaaaataccgcgggacgtctttcgttcaggacgacgaaagctattttccgctgtccaaaacgcatattccaggaaatgataattactactccagcgacaagtcatccacaccgcctgaagtgaaatacaagttcaagcagaagtttaaaaaaaaggttatgttgtacatcgccattttcgACCGGGgtatttcaaagccttggtttaagccgagcggtctggtaatcaaccaacaaatctatcgagaagagtgcctcgataaaatcctgctgccgttcctgaacgagcatcacgcggatgggaagtacgtcttctggccggacaaggcgtcttcccattacgccaagaagacgctagcgtatcttgaggagaaaaagataccgttcgtgccgaaagatcgtaacccaacaaacttgccccagtgcgcccaatagaggatttctttggctcactcagtgccctagtgtataaaaacgattggagggccaaggacacggagcaactgactacaagaatccggaaaatGAACGTAAGTGCCGttcaacgttcttgtgagagcatcgcgacaaagttgcgtcgaacagcagaccacggcccttactcaaacaatcactgacatttttttgaagaaaatacattatgttattgataaaaaatactgaaatcgaagaaaaaaaaaatttttatatgtgattgaaaaaattctctttttttatttaacacccgttaaggGAATGTCATCGACGTAGCCGTTGACATAGTGCTGGCTGGAACAAGACTATGAGCAGAAATCACGAATACCAAATAAGTTCTTAACGGGAGGATCTTAAGTTGCAATATCTCCCCTCTTCACTGTGCCCATCGAACGAACGCTGCACCCCCCCCCCATAGCATGAATGACAGCTATATGACCATAGTATTGATCCAACAAGCTTAGCTGGTGTTTAAGGTGCGATGTTATTATACACAGTTGTAATTACTTTCCATAGTTGTTGGATTTTCTTGAACCTTAACTTTAATAACAGGCAACAAATGTTCCATTGGGCTAGGGTTAGGAGATTGTGCTGGACATTTCAAAACTCCAACGTTTTTCTTTCCCTAAACCAATTTGGAGCTGGCTTCGAGGTATGCTTTGAATCTTGTTATATATGTATCGATATAGTTGAGTCAATTGGAAAATTATGATGTTGCAATAAGTCACTTCTTCACGATTGACCGTTTGTTTCGAACACTCCCGTGTCGCTTAGCCGTGTTTTGATGTTCTACTCTGATAGCCATGGTTTACTAAGTGCCACTCGACTCTTAAAACTATGTTTATGAAGTCAATTTCGCACTGTTTCGGATGTCATATGGATGGAAAACTCTTTATTTGTGTTGAAATTTCAGAAGCTGAACAAGCTCGATTTCGATTAACTTTAGATACTTtagaaaaactggaaaaactgttttgaatgttttggttttgatttcatttctcactactgatttgatttttttttaaattaaattttgctTCAAACAATACATATAATCACAAATTTAAACCTCCATACCCTATTTTCAATCGCGAGTTTAGTAGTTTTgtacaaacaatattcaaataattttatagtcggtcgtttttcaaacaaaacgaatttatttatgttgttaaatgacagatggcgctagatCGAAATTTCATCCACGCATTCGTAAGTAACCTCACTTCATCTACAGCCAGGTGTTTCGTCAGCGAGCTGGAAGTCATTTCGAATGAGCACAACTAATTattaaaatactgcaaatcacacttgctcggtttataaaatgacaatcgcgttattgtcatcaattctgataaaacatctGCTGTAAAGCACGTGTCTAGATTCAGTGCGCAAGCGTTACTAAAATTAAGAAGATGTCtgcacaatgacgcgagaaattgtgattcgaagaaaaaacaataatctggaattcatcgttaacgcacatcgttcatacgaaTCTCTCCATGTTCTTCTTGAATAGCACTCATGTTTTCAACGTTCGCCTTCTTATCGTATTTAGTAGTAcatcatttttagtagtacttagttgagatttctatacaaaacaacacaccttgaatgtattctgagtggcaagccttagaatgtgtgtgaccacaatgcaagccAGAAGAAATATCGTTGACGAAAAATGCCCGACCGTTCTGAAAGAACAAGATGAATATTGCACAAACACTAGGTAATGAACATCAATGAACACCAATTTTTACGCcactaaaaatggctgaatgaacatcattactcattttgaaacaatatttatgaatagatatatcagacgaataaaataaagaagTGCGTGAtatgatgtcgtgagctgtaccaacaattcatggtccACATGTACGCGAAGgcagagagcgaacgactgcgattccttgAAGATTCCTTGAAgcttgaggaagaatacattcacttgggaAACGCTATCATGAGGAACGCCGTAACAGCGTCAGAGTCAAAATTATCCGAACtgattgcaattttgcattctgaagtccattcgactcaagtccaatcgagttgtgcaaatgtgtcaaccttgcgacgcaattcgacatagacatgaaatgtgttcgatgtgaaaaagcaaCACATTCTTTGCAATTGGgggaatcttgaacgaaaattgtggcTACGAccaaatttattacttttttttctttacatttAACTTTCAAACATATCAGTAACATTAATAAAaaaggggggtcttcgtagcctcttggttacgcgttcgcttactaaccgatcgatcgtgagttcaaactcaggaccctcaattgaccatctttgtgttgttatagaataactacgtccacgcaaccatcatcagctatggagatcgattcacggtggaacaaagatcgattcatccatacctgagagagaggagccagctgaatgacagatagtttgttttcttattattctttttacccattctcatcaagaaaattccaatctgacaatttcaatcaagcaagttgttgttattcatttatgagaaaagtgttcaagcttgacgtgaacctttgtttgtgagtacatttgtgcgtttttatccccgatttgatttttgacttaGGACTGCGTCTAATAGGAATATATGAGgggtaaaaaatttgaacactgatcatgtaggaaataataaaggatgtaccaggtcagcccacatcatggcttccagcagcatcggcccattcaaatttttttacttttgataatttcgatatggttgccctaaagaattatttcgatgatttctaaaacaatatccgaaataagaagcaaactgatttttatgatttatttgtcggtggagatcttgtgtgaatttatgggtgtttttGGCTCATTTGTGACTTCTTCCGATCGTTCATCcagttttcgcgaattctttcattctttcattcattctttcactggttccaggTTGGCCTATTGCTGCAAGCTCAATGAATCGATTTTATCAATGAGGGCGATGATTGTATAttctccgatgcaatttgaatatgcaacgtatgtggaatatataaaAAGTGCTAATCTTCCAATGAAAACAGTTAACATTTATTTCtctcaggtgcattttgagggaatttCGTTTGTGTtcgatggaaataataaaaagatgctgtgtctgcatttttaacaggcagtgatcacgattcggatgaagacgagaattatcctaccagtctctcgtcatctttgccatgatattcctgcccatcactgatggaccattcatatgcaaattttaaatttgacatgcatGTCGCTTATCAAGGCAATAGTATCAAtgaagatccaatcgaattgaccgatagcGAAGGTGAACCAATTAGTCTTGTCCACAAAGCTAAAaggatgtgcacccgtggccgagtggttagcgtctcacgttatcatgccgggtcttcgggttcgattcccgttctggtcggagggatttttcgtcaaagaaatttccttcgacttgcactgtggtcacgcgtattctagagcttgcccctcggaatacattcaagtgttatttggcatattaTTTGGCTGAAGAAATCTCTACTTAGTATtactaaatgacgctagttaatgcatacgttgagacggcaaaagttccacagggaacgtgaacgccattcaaaaagaacaaaactaaaagggtcaagattctttctcccctttatgtgtgatataatttgtataccatttcccataGACAACATATCTGTCGCTACCAATCAGTCTACAAATGTTGTGCTcactctgccctccctcacaacacccacttcccgtttgtgacattgatgagtgaacattgtttgtgcgagtgtcgagcaggaatgaattgtctttctcgagAT
Protein-coding sequences here:
- the LOC129762276 gene encoding jerky protein homolog-like, with translation MTRLLFRQWFHEEFVPAVRKFSAERGLEPKALLVLDNCTSHYDVDESLQSDDGLIQVIYFPPNVTAECQPMDQAVINAIKRKYKRKLMLALILENEHLSFEERLKKINLQQCISWLATSWEEISDKTIRNSWKKLIDGLPEDAVNVDSKAADDDFKALVSRIDSLAGTKTSEQDIDLWIKDQVYDADHNPDWVTSEAFSDDEILSSVLKKDQPEMQEEWLVDTEDGSNSFDTSITSTGDPDFGDAIKSIDCLVRYMKHDVAEVCRLNALRSKITEVEWLKRAC